Below is a genomic region from Leptolyngbyaceae cyanobacterium.
TTTCGGCTGTAGGCACTAAATTAGGTGTACGGGAGATCGGGAATACTACCAGAAAACCACACCCTAAAGGCCGTACACATAGAGATAAGCGAATACGCTAAACTGACTATTCGGTAGATGTTGCAAGGTGGGAAAAGCATGACAGTGCAGCCAATGGGAGATGGAGCAGCAGTGGAAGGTAGACGAAAAAAAGCCATATTAGCGGAACCAAAATCACAAGTACTTCTGGCACCTTCTAAACAAGTGTCCAGACAATGGACGATCGAAGATAGCGAAACGCTTTATCGCATTCAAGGTTGGGGCGAACCTTATTTTTCCATCAACGCCGCCGGTCACGTGACAGTTTCTCCCAAAGGCGAACGGGGTGGTTCTCTGGATTTGTTTGAATTGGTAAATGCCCTCAAGCAACGGAATTTGGGTTTACCTCTGCTGATTCGCTTTTCCGATATTTTAGAAGACCGGATCGAACGGTTAAATGCTTGCTTTGCTAAAGCGATCGCACGCTACAATTATTCCGGCAGTTACCGAGGTGTCTATCCCGTTAAGTGCAACCAGCAAAAGCACTTGCTAGAAGATTTGGTTCGGTTTGGGAAACCCCATCAATTTGGCTTAGAAGCCGGTTCCAAGCCAGAATTGATGATCGCCTTAGCGATGTTAGATACCCCTGGCGCACTGCTGATCTGCAACGGCTACAAAGACCGAGATTACATCGAAACAGCGATGTTAGCCCAGCGCTTAGGACAAACTCCCATCATTGTTCTAGAACAAGTGGAAGAAGTCGATCTGGTCATTAACGCTACCAAAAACTTGGGCATTAAACCCATTGTGGGCGTGCGTGCTAAACTGAGTACCCAAGGCGTGGGACGTTGGGGAACTTCCACAGGCGATCGGGCCAAATTCGGCTTGACTGTTCCAGAAATCATCCAAGCAGTTGATAAGTTGCGAGAAGCCAATATCTTAGACTCTCTGCAACTGCTGCATTTTCATATTGGTTCTCAAATTTCTGCCATTCACGTCATTAAAGATGCCATTCAGGAAGCGAGCAGAATTTACGTTGAGTTAGCCAGACTCGGCGCTGATATGAAATATCTCGATGTGGGTGGCGGTTTGGCAGTAGATTATGACGGTTCCCAAACCAACTTTTATGCTTCCAAAAACTACAATATGCAAAACTATGCCAACGACATCGTGGCAGAGTTAAAAGATGGTTGTGCGGAACATAATTTGCCAGTACCGACTTTAATTAGTGAAAGTGGTAGAGCGGTCGCATCTCATCAGTCTGTGCTGATTTTTGATGTTCTCAGCACCTCTGATGTTCCTTTTGGCCCTCCCGAACCTCCCCAAGAAGGAGAACCTCCGATCGTATGGAACCTCTGGGAAACCTATCAATCCATCAATAACGAAAATTATCAAGAAGGATATCACGACGCTACCCAGTTTAAAGAAGAAGCAATCAGTCGATTTAACTTGGGAATTTTGCGCCTAACGGAACGAGCTAGAGTAGAAAGA
It encodes:
- the speA gene encoding biosynthetic arginine decarboxylase, which codes for MTVQPMGDGAAVEGRRKKAILAEPKSQVLLAPSKQVSRQWTIEDSETLYRIQGWGEPYFSINAAGHVTVSPKGERGGSLDLFELVNALKQRNLGLPLLIRFSDILEDRIERLNACFAKAIARYNYSGSYRGVYPVKCNQQKHLLEDLVRFGKPHQFGLEAGSKPELMIALAMLDTPGALLICNGYKDRDYIETAMLAQRLGQTPIIVLEQVEEVDLVINATKNLGIKPIVGVRAKLSTQGVGRWGTSTGDRAKFGLTVPEIIQAVDKLREANILDSLQLLHFHIGSQISAIHVIKDAIQEASRIYVELARLGADMKYLDVGGGLAVDYDGSQTNFYASKNYNMQNYANDIVAELKDGCAEHNLPVPTLISESGRAVASHQSVLIFDVLSTSDVPFGPPEPPQEGEPPIVWNLWETYQSINNENYQEGYHDATQFKEEAISRFNLGILRLTERARVERIYWACCEKIVAITREQDYVPDELEDLEKIMASIYYINLSVFQSAPDCWAIDQLFPIMPIHRLDEEPTRRGILADLTCDSDGKIDRFIDLRDVKSVLELHPLKQDEPYYLGMFLSGAYQEIMGSLHNLFGDTNAVHIQLTPKGYQIEHVVKGDTMSEVVSYVQYDAEDLVENMRQRCEQALAEKRITLQESQLLLQNYERSLGRYTYLSN